In Chitinophaga nivalis, a single genomic region encodes these proteins:
- a CDS encoding DUF1801 domain-containing protein, whose product MKALDNFYLKLDEPIRATFLALQEIIMSVDKDITHELKYGMPFFCYKGKMFCYCWTHKKYLQPYIGIVEGKHFEQSFLIQEKRSRMKIMLIDPAKDLPVKRIKSIIQQALQLYKSGIINIKKH is encoded by the coding sequence ATGAAAGCATTAGACAATTTCTATCTGAAACTAGACGAGCCAATCAGGGCTACCTTTCTTGCCCTGCAGGAAATTATTATGTCCGTAGACAAAGACATTACGCATGAATTGAAATATGGCATGCCTTTTTTTTGTTATAAAGGCAAGATGTTTTGTTATTGCTGGACGCATAAAAAGTACCTGCAGCCCTATATCGGCATTGTGGAAGGCAAACACTTTGAGCAATCATTTCTAATACAGGAGAAGCGCTCAAGAATGAAAATAATGTTGATTGATCCGGCAAAAGACCTCCCTGTCAAGAGAATAAAATCAATTATTCAGCAGGCATTGCAATTATATAAAAGTGGTATTATCAACATAAAAAAACATTGA
- a CDS encoding NAD(P)-dependent oxidoreductase — MENKAKDAGALTVIGLGPMGRAMAAAYLHKGYQVTVWNRTPEKAAQLIEKGVVLAPDITAAVKANELLIISLTEYATMYSVLEPAKAELKGKTIVNMSSDSPGTVAAAADWAANLGAYFLSGGIMVPPPYIGQEGPEIYTFYSGKKTIFDRYQAVLSVMTATDFRGEDPRLAMLYYQGLLDYMYASVAGLLHAIALMQSAGITAAAFEPYLHNFMQFMPVLLAESATSRETDERTYSGAENNMVMLRAGTEHVLKASREAGINTTLPEMIFNLSDAAVAQGFGKSGINSLIEVLRKPVM; from the coding sequence ATGGAAAACAAAGCAAAAGATGCAGGAGCATTGACGGTAATCGGACTGGGACCTATGGGCCGGGCGATGGCTGCGGCTTATCTGCATAAAGGATATCAGGTAACGGTGTGGAACCGTACACCTGAAAAGGCGGCGCAGTTAATTGAAAAGGGCGTGGTGCTGGCGCCGGATATTACGGCTGCTGTAAAGGCCAATGAGCTGCTGATCATCAGCCTGACGGAATATGCGACGATGTATTCCGTACTGGAGCCTGCAAAAGCAGAATTGAAAGGAAAGACTATCGTGAATATGAGTTCCGACTCACCCGGTACTGTAGCTGCCGCGGCAGACTGGGCTGCCAACCTGGGAGCTTACTTTCTCTCAGGCGGTATTATGGTGCCACCGCCGTATATCGGGCAGGAAGGCCCGGAAATATATACATTCTATAGTGGGAAGAAAACCATTTTTGATCGCTATCAGGCGGTATTATCGGTGATGACGGCTACTGATTTCCGGGGTGAAGATCCCCGTTTGGCCATGTTGTATTATCAGGGGCTGCTCGATTACATGTATGCGTCAGTAGCCGGTTTATTACATGCCATCGCCCTGATGCAGTCTGCCGGCATCACAGCGGCTGCTTTTGAACCTTATCTACATAATTTCATGCAATTCATGCCGGTATTGCTGGCGGAATCAGCTACCAGCCGGGAAACGGATGAAAGAACTTACAGCGGCGCGGAAAATAATATGGTCATGCTGAGAGCCGGTACCGAACATGTGCTGAAAGCCAGCCGGGAAGCTGGTATTAATACAACGTTGCCGGAAATGATTTTTAACCTGAGTGATGCTGCGGTAGCGCAGGGATTTGGGAAATCAGGTATTAATAGTTTGATTGAAGTATTGCGGAAACCGGTTATGTAG
- a CDS encoding helix-turn-helix domain-containing protein: MSAINNYKDISGFLTASAIDIKMRFKDFVIFQWEDVKVYNCLSDIPYRKHFFEITFQQEGHPVKLDHYHFSGEGNKLFFVNPYRLQACDADETSSFNGFTILFTPEFLHIAATGSYKQQEVFLSNYFNHPEMVLTNDAADAFMALFKKMQEEYEEEHNLFSRAIIQHYLQILLLLAQKYAGTDPATGAATNRPQEIYNVFMNLVQQHSLQQSGVKWYADQMHLTIRHLSATIKNISGRTALQVIHNARIHHAKSLLRQTSLTISEIADALHVENPDYFSAFFKKHAGINPLKYRQS; the protein is encoded by the coding sequence ATGTCCGCCATTAACAATTACAAAGATATTTCCGGTTTTCTCACGGCATCTGCCATTGATATAAAAATGCGGTTTAAAGACTTCGTTATTTTTCAATGGGAAGATGTGAAAGTATATAACTGCCTAAGCGATATTCCATACCGGAAACATTTTTTTGAAATCACTTTTCAGCAGGAAGGGCATCCGGTGAAGCTGGATCATTATCATTTTTCAGGAGAAGGTAATAAACTTTTTTTTGTCAATCCCTACAGATTGCAGGCCTGCGATGCGGATGAAACGTCTTCCTTCAATGGTTTCACGATCCTGTTTACACCGGAATTCCTGCATATCGCGGCAACGGGATCTTACAAACAGCAGGAAGTTTTTTTATCCAATTACTTCAACCATCCTGAAATGGTGCTAACAAATGATGCAGCGGATGCATTTATGGCACTCTTCAAAAAGATGCAGGAGGAATATGAAGAAGAGCATAACTTATTCAGCAGGGCAATCATCCAGCATTATTTACAGATTTTACTCCTGCTGGCGCAGAAATACGCCGGCACAGATCCGGCTACCGGAGCGGCCACCAACAGGCCGCAGGAAATATATAATGTGTTCATGAATCTGGTGCAACAACACTCCCTGCAACAATCCGGCGTTAAATGGTATGCAGACCAGATGCACCTGACGATCAGACATCTTTCCGCTACGATTAAGAATATCAGCGGTAGAACGGCTTTGCAGGTCATTCATAATGCCCGCATCCATCATGCGAAATCATTGTTGCGTCAAACCAGTCTTACCATTTCGGAAATTGCGGATGCCCTGCATGTCGAAAATCCTGATTATTTCTCCGCCTTTTTTAAAAAGCATGCTGGCATCAATCCCCTGAAATACCGGCAGTCCTGA
- a CDS encoding TonB-dependent receptor, producing the protein MQKNKSLSGLLRTTVRTGRLCVFFPIVMLLLSLVMPLIANSQNLGSEKIKLQLSGRTLKEALAAIQQQSGFKFIYGNDINKYSAVKVTINENSITVENAIELVLKQTNLHYIQRNDHVMISEQSTTTGTDTQQPTSPSARQSGRITGKAIDERGEPLPGATIRVVQQNQAVQSSGNGSYHFILSPGTYTIEVSYIGFQTKQITGVTVSANANTPLDIVLKSGNQKLNTVVISSSYSKASIEGHYARQKNEAGISNGISSEQIAALPDKNIGETLKRISGISTNDNRRVVVRGIAERYNLAMMDGAILPSTDVQVRDFEFDIVPSNLIDNVIVSKTSTPDMSFGFGGGLIQINTLAIPNNNFTTLSFGGKYISGSTGREFLGYGRGKHDYLGFDDGSREHFPDELLTFDGQNYIPTKPNAIPSPGITPITPAMIAEQNKKIGGLERMGTRAYKALPGQSYQFSLGRSYQLRNSRLGFVGSLSYRNEQSIDDIPHFERGNWEKLTNRTYNVATGEEVEPTFANQYNFNTTWGALLNLGWSTKHHKITVRNFYSRVLNNQFSRIVGWGNEIGYGEYAAIREYDRPKFIDLLQHRINGEHTFGAFRLDWNLSQNRLTNLEKDAVEAWLGPVGTPNGIVYNVVPSAITNPGGGTFNRARYFYEETNKIAEGALSYHFNVLGQKQVVKSGYQYMQREGTYDWMVLPIGAAKTAGAVYPYVPVQEWGQYLDFKDPLKSLMYYPASFSRSEYQGKNTNQAVYAMLDNRFTNWLRLVWGVRAEYYKYERLKNGTNDLAISTLIEQGEKRRYVDPETGKIVTPFTNPETEEKAWRYLPSASLTATPLRDFNIRAAYSQSVVRPALIENSRMIRFDPAIGAFRRNEGVLSTLIDHYDVRVEWYPKPGEVISFGYFYKYFDKPVELYRTQPDAGMRIYMLTQNSEWAKVNGWEFDLRKSLGFVKPGWKFLDNIYLSGNLTFQSSQVQASEFRGKSMAEDNIGRNYEYRTKSFQKEKRPLYGQVPVLYNIGLQYDGERLGANVAFNHMGYKTFSIGMSPDIVEYERPRGQLDAQLSYNFLQDKKLKVKLNVSNLLNSPYRFYTNSIDTYKLLDKWKDSPGSEVTATEWSDIYEWKEGFSEKYEEGHYETAADGKTRVRVGDKDTLIRKVGASFSLSVSYSF; encoded by the coding sequence ATGCAAAAAAATAAATCCTTATCAGGATTATTACGAACGACCGTTCGAACGGGACGGCTATGTGTATTTTTCCCGATTGTCATGCTCCTGCTTTCTTTGGTGATGCCATTGATAGCTAACAGCCAAAATCTGGGCAGTGAAAAAATAAAATTACAGCTATCCGGTCGTACCCTAAAGGAGGCTTTGGCTGCCATCCAGCAACAGAGCGGATTCAAGTTCATTTATGGGAATGATATCAACAAATACAGCGCTGTAAAAGTAACGATCAACGAAAATAGTATTACCGTAGAAAATGCCATAGAACTGGTATTGAAGCAAACTAACCTGCACTATATCCAGCGTAACGACCATGTGATGATTAGTGAGCAATCAACCACTACGGGTACAGATACGCAACAGCCTACCTCACCATCTGCCCGGCAGTCCGGCCGTATTACCGGTAAAGCGATTGATGAAAGGGGAGAGCCGCTTCCCGGCGCTACTATCAGAGTCGTGCAGCAGAACCAGGCCGTACAAAGCAGTGGGAATGGCAGTTATCATTTTATACTCTCTCCCGGAACGTATACGATCGAAGTAAGCTACATCGGTTTTCAGACAAAACAGATTACCGGCGTTACTGTTTCTGCCAATGCCAATACGCCGCTTGATATTGTGCTGAAAAGCGGTAACCAGAAACTGAATACAGTAGTTATTTCCAGTTCCTACAGCAAAGCATCTATAGAAGGACATTATGCCCGCCAGAAGAATGAAGCGGGTATTTCCAATGGTATCAGCAGTGAACAGATAGCGGCATTACCTGATAAAAATATCGGTGAAACACTCAAACGGATTTCAGGTATCAGTACCAATGATAACCGCCGGGTGGTAGTACGGGGAATCGCTGAGCGGTATAACCTGGCGATGATGGATGGCGCCATTTTACCCAGTACGGATGTACAGGTACGTGATTTTGAATTTGATATCGTACCCAGTAACCTGATTGATAATGTGATTGTATCCAAAACCTCCACACCGGATATGTCATTTGGTTTTGGTGGTGGACTGATACAGATCAATACCTTGGCTATTCCCAACAACAACTTCACCACCTTAAGTTTTGGCGGAAAATATATTAGTGGTAGTACAGGCCGGGAATTTCTGGGTTATGGCCGGGGTAAACATGATTACCTGGGCTTTGATGATGGTTCGAGAGAGCATTTCCCGGATGAGCTGCTGACATTTGATGGTCAAAACTATATTCCCACAAAGCCTAATGCCATACCATCTCCGGGTATTACCCCGATAACACCGGCGATGATAGCGGAGCAGAATAAAAAAATCGGAGGCCTGGAGCGCATGGGCACAAGAGCCTATAAAGCACTCCCTGGTCAGAGTTACCAATTCAGCCTGGGACGTAGCTATCAGCTCCGCAACAGCCGCCTGGGTTTTGTTGGTTCCCTCAGCTACCGTAATGAACAGTCTATTGATGATATTCCGCATTTCGAACGGGGTAACTGGGAAAAGCTTACTAATCGTACCTATAATGTAGCAACAGGAGAAGAAGTGGAACCTACTTTTGCCAACCAGTATAATTTTAATACCACCTGGGGGGCATTGCTGAATTTGGGATGGAGTACAAAGCATCACAAGATTACGGTACGTAATTTCTATTCCCGGGTACTCAATAACCAGTTCTCCCGTATAGTAGGTTGGGGTAATGAAATCGGTTATGGTGAGTATGCCGCTATCCGCGAATATGATCGCCCTAAGTTCATTGACCTGTTGCAACACCGCATCAACGGTGAACACACCTTTGGTGCTTTCCGCCTGGACTGGAATCTTTCTCAGAATAGACTCACCAATCTGGAAAAAGATGCTGTGGAGGCATGGCTGGGGCCTGTAGGTACTCCCAATGGTATTGTATATAATGTAGTTCCCAGCGCCATTACCAATCCCGGTGGAGGAACGTTTAACAGGGCCCGGTATTTCTATGAGGAAACCAATAAAATAGCAGAAGGTGCCTTGAGCTATCACTTCAACGTACTCGGACAGAAGCAGGTAGTTAAATCCGGATACCAATACATGCAGCGGGAAGGTACCTACGACTGGATGGTATTACCTATTGGTGCTGCAAAGACTGCTGGCGCCGTATATCCCTATGTGCCGGTACAGGAATGGGGCCAGTATCTGGATTTCAAAGATCCGTTGAAAAGCCTGATGTACTATCCTGCCTCTTTTTCCCGCAGCGAATATCAGGGAAAGAATACCAATCAGGCTGTATATGCTATGCTGGATAACCGTTTTACCAACTGGCTCCGGCTGGTATGGGGTGTACGGGCAGAATATTATAAATACGAAAGACTGAAAAATGGTACAAATGATCTGGCTATCTCCACCCTCATTGAACAGGGCGAAAAACGCCGGTATGTAGATCCAGAAACCGGGAAGATAGTAACGCCTTTTACCAATCCTGAAACAGAAGAAAAAGCATGGCGTTACCTGCCTTCAGCCAGCCTGACAGCAACGCCCCTCAGGGATTTCAACATAAGAGCAGCTTATTCACAGTCAGTAGTAAGGCCTGCACTGATCGAAAATTCCCGCATGATACGTTTCGACCCGGCGATAGGTGCCTTCCGTCGTAATGAAGGGGTATTATCCACGCTGATAGATCATTATGATGTGCGCGTGGAATGGTATCCTAAACCAGGTGAAGTCATCTCCTTTGGTTATTTCTATAAGTACTTTGATAAACCGGTGGAATTGTACCGCACCCAACCAGATGCCGGCATGCGGATATATATGCTCACCCAGAACTCCGAATGGGCAAAGGTTAACGGCTGGGAATTTGATCTGCGCAAGAGCCTGGGATTTGTGAAGCCCGGTTGGAAATTTCTGGATAATATCTACCTGAGTGGTAACCTTACGTTCCAAAGTTCTCAGGTACAGGCCAGTGAATTTAGGGGAAAGAGTATGGCAGAAGATAATATCGGCAGAAACTATGAATACCGTACGAAATCATTCCAGAAAGAAAAAAGACCATTATATGGTCAGGTACCAGTGCTGTACAATATTGGGCTGCAGTATGATGGAGAGCGTTTAGGCGCCAACGTAGCATTTAACCACATGGGCTATAAAACCTTTTCCATAGGAATGAGTCCGGATATCGTAGAGTATGAACGCCCGCGCGGTCAGTTGGATGCTCAATTAAGCTATAACTTTTTACAGGATAAAAAACTGAAAGTAAAACTGAATGTCAGTAACCTGTTGAACAGCCCTTACCGCTTCTATACCAATAGTATCGATACCTATAAATTATTGGATAAATGGAAAGATTCGCCTGGAAGTGAAGTTACCGCCACTGAGTGGAGCGATATTTATGAATGGAAAGAAGGCTTTTCAGAGAAATATGAAGAAGGCCATTATGAAACTGCTGCAGATGGAAAAACCCGGGTTAGGGTTGGTGATAAAGATACCCTTATCCGTAAGGTTGGTGCATCGTTCAGCCTATCTGTTTCCTATTCATTCTGA